In a genomic window of Dyadobacter fermentans DSM 18053:
- a CDS encoding arylesterase: MIAVRHFKTFVTLSLLATVLFSCGGEKKEEAAQDAGSTQTAAKATPAKKKTIVFFGNSLTAGYGLDDPSQAFAGLIQKRIDSLGLNYKVINAGVSGETTSGGNSRIDWLLKQPLDVFVLELGGNDGLRGIPVSETKKNLQEILDKVKAKYPDAKRVLAGMQIPPNMGQKYATEFKEVYADLAEKNDVTLIPFLLEGVGGESKLNQSDGIHPTAEGHKILAENVWIRIKDIL, translated from the coding sequence ATGATCGCAGTGCGTCATTTCAAAACATTTGTAACATTATCCCTGCTCGCGACCGTACTGTTTTCGTGCGGCGGCGAGAAAAAAGAGGAGGCGGCTCAGGATGCCGGTTCCACACAAACTGCGGCAAAAGCAACGCCCGCGAAAAAGAAAACGATCGTTTTTTTTGGCAACAGCCTCACCGCCGGTTACGGCCTCGATGATCCGTCACAGGCATTTGCCGGACTGATCCAGAAACGCATCGACTCGCTCGGCCTGAACTACAAGGTCATCAATGCCGGAGTGAGCGGTGAAACCACATCGGGCGGGAATAGCCGCATCGACTGGCTGCTCAAACAACCGCTCGACGTTTTCGTTCTCGAACTAGGCGGCAACGACGGCCTGCGGGGCATTCCGGTTTCAGAAACGAAGAAAAACCTGCAAGAGATCCTGGACAAGGTAAAGGCGAAATATCCGGATGCGAAACGCGTGCTGGCAGGAATGCAAATCCCGCCAAACATGGGCCAGAAATACGCAACGGAATTTAAAGAAGTATATGCTGATCTTGCCGAGAAGAACGATGTAACGCTCATCCCATTCCTGCTCGAAGGGGTGGGAGGCGAGTCCAAACTGAACCAGTCCGACGGCATTCACCCCACCGCGGAAGGGCACAAGATACTGGCCGAAAATGTGTGGATAAGGATTAAAGACATATTATAA
- a CDS encoding lmo0937 family membrane protein has translation MGNLLYTIAVILVILWLIGYFGFASFGLGNIIHILLVIAVIAIILRVIRGDRVV, from the coding sequence ATGGGAAATCTCCTTTATACGATAGCGGTCATCCTGGTGATCCTTTGGCTGATCGGCTATTTCGGCTTTGCAAGTTTTGGATTAGGAAACATCATTCACATTCTGCTGGTGATCGCGGTGATCGCCATTATCCTGCGCGTGATACGCGGTGACAGGGTAGTATAG
- a CDS encoding alpha/beta hydrolase, whose amino-acid sequence MKKAFLSLLVFVLFALSQVHAARVDTVEVNSATMKKSLKVVVVRPAAYDAGKEFPVVYLLHGYSGNHANWITKAPNIQKAADQYNMIIVCPNGGFSSWYWDSPVDPQSQFETYVSKELVSYVDQHYKTVKDRKGRGITGLSMGGHGALYLAFRHQDVYGTAGSMSGGVDIRPFPNNWDMAKRLGSYAEQPERWEKNTVINMLHLLTPNSLSLIIDCGTDDFFYGVNQNLHEQLEYRKIPHDYISRPGAHNWPYWENAVQHQLLFMHNYFNKK is encoded by the coding sequence ATGAAAAAAGCATTTCTCTCGCTCCTCGTATTTGTTTTGTTTGCGCTTAGCCAGGTTCACGCCGCCCGGGTGGACACCGTGGAGGTGAACAGCGCGACCATGAAAAAAAGCCTTAAAGTGGTGGTAGTGCGGCCTGCGGCTTACGATGCCGGCAAGGAGTTCCCCGTGGTTTACCTCCTGCATGGGTACAGCGGCAACCACGCCAACTGGATCACGAAAGCGCCCAACATCCAGAAAGCCGCCGACCAGTATAACATGATCATCGTGTGCCCCAACGGCGGTTTCAGCAGCTGGTATTGGGATAGTCCTGTGGACCCGCAGTCGCAGTTTGAGACCTATGTTTCCAAAGAGCTGGTATCCTATGTGGACCAGCATTATAAGACGGTCAAGGACCGCAAGGGCCGGGGGATTACCGGGTTGAGCATGGGCGGACATGGCGCTTTGTACCTCGCATTCCGGCACCAGGACGTGTACGGAACGGCGGGCAGCATGAGCGGCGGCGTGGATATCCGCCCGTTCCCCAACAATTGGGACATGGCCAAGCGCCTGGGCAGCTACGCCGAGCAGCCCGAAAGATGGGAGAAGAATACGGTCATTAATATGCTCCATTTGCTAACGCCTAACTCCCTCTCGCTCATTATTGACTGTGGCACCGACGATTTCTTCTACGGCGTGAACCAAAACCTACACGAGCAGCTCGAATACCGCAAGATCCCGCATGACTACATTTCACGCCCCGGTGCGCACAACTGGCCATACTGGGAAAATGCAGTCCAGCATCAATTGCTCTTTATGCACAATTACTTCAATAAGAAATAA
- a CDS encoding glucuronyl esterase domain-containing protein: MMRILFLVVTWCLVVFPKLSHAQDVQRLPDPLLFNNGKKVKSAKDWERRRQEIRETMTREMYGAAPQQPKNMRFEVFDLDKNALGGKATRKQVTIHITEKGRQAKFDLLIYIPNQAKQPVPAIIGLNFIGNQAIHPDPGIKLTTAWVENSRMFPCGADGRATDACRGVNASQWAVDSILARGYALVTLYREEVASDRKAQAFQTGIHPLYPELQQREDNFGTIAAWAWALSRGLDYLETDRDIDAKRVAVFGFSRLGKAALWAGATDRRFAAVLSNESGAGGGKQFRRGVGEDINRLCTAFPHWFARNFAHYRGKDSELPFDQHFVLSLIAPRPVYLATAEDDKNSDPQGEFATARAADAVYRFLGTNGFPDGAFPPLNQPLMGQIGFHIRPGGHDVKMFDWIQILNFSDLHLQK; this comes from the coding sequence ATGATGAGGATATTGTTTCTTGTAGTCACCTGGTGTCTCGTTGTTTTTCCAAAACTTTCACATGCCCAGGATGTGCAGCGACTGCCCGATCCGCTTCTTTTTAATAATGGTAAAAAGGTAAAATCTGCGAAAGACTGGGAGCGCAGGCGGCAGGAAATCCGCGAAACGATGACCCGGGAAATGTACGGAGCCGCACCGCAGCAGCCGAAAAACATGCGGTTCGAGGTTTTTGATCTTGACAAAAATGCGCTGGGCGGTAAAGCCACGCGTAAGCAAGTGACGATCCATATTACCGAAAAAGGGAGGCAAGCGAAGTTCGATCTGCTGATTTACATTCCAAATCAAGCCAAACAGCCTGTGCCGGCTATTATCGGCCTCAATTTCATCGGTAACCAGGCCATTCACCCCGATCCGGGGATTAAGCTCACCACTGCCTGGGTGGAGAACAGCCGGATGTTCCCGTGCGGGGCCGACGGCAGAGCTACCGATGCTTGCCGGGGTGTAAATGCCTCGCAATGGGCTGTGGACAGCATTCTCGCACGCGGGTATGCGCTCGTGACGCTGTACCGTGAGGAGGTCGCTTCCGACCGGAAGGCACAGGCATTTCAAACGGGCATTCACCCGCTCTACCCCGAATTGCAACAGCGGGAGGATAATTTCGGGACGATTGCTGCCTGGGCATGGGCGCTCAGCCGCGGGCTGGATTACCTCGAAACGGACAGGGATATTGATGCGAAACGAGTAGCCGTGTTCGGTTTTTCGCGGTTGGGCAAGGCTGCGCTCTGGGCCGGTGCAACCGACCGCCGTTTTGCTGCCGTGCTGAGCAATGAGTCGGGGGCGGGTGGCGGAAAGCAGTTCCGCCGTGGTGTGGGTGAGGACATCAACCGCCTTTGCACGGCATTCCCGCACTGGTTCGCCAGGAATTTTGCGCATTATAGAGGAAAAGATTCCGAACTGCCGTTCGATCAGCATTTCGTCCTTTCGCTCATTGCTCCGCGACCCGTATACCTTGCAACCGCCGAAGACGATAAGAATTCCGATCCGCAGGGTGAGTTTGCCACCGCGCGGGCTGCGGATGCTGTGTACCGTTTTCTCGGGACGAACGGTTTTCCGGACGGGGCGTTTCCGCCGTTGAATCAGCCCCTGATGGGCCAAATCGGCTTTCATATCCGGCCGGGAGGGCATGATGTTAAAATGTTCGACTGGATACAGATTTTAAATTTCTCTGATTTACATTTGCAAAAATAG
- a CDS encoding sugar MFS transporter, which translates to MSNHSSAGTVHASPPKFTDKKYLVTLVFVTSLFMFWGIAITMGDVLNKHFQKVLSLTKTQSAFVQFAIFGAYFIMGIPAGLFMKRFGYKSGVLLGLSLFALGSFLFVPAASTASFPFFGIALFILGCGLATLETVAHPFVASLGDQRTSDQRINFAQAFNALGAILGPAIGGFFLFRDHIEGSTDLTSVRNLYIAIGSVIALIALAFSFVKVPALIDPHAADVDPDAVNVDSEPGKTLFQHRHFVWAVIAQFFNVAAQGGTWAFFINYGHEKMGFSDAVAANYMIGFMALMLAGRFVGTFLMRFIAPHTLLAIFAFSNIVMCLIIAQAWGWPSFIALMMLNFFFSIMFPTIFSLGLKNLGPHTQQGSSFIAMGVAGGAFFPFLMGAVAETNVAHAYYLPIICYSVIFLFGYKFYKAH; encoded by the coding sequence ATGAGCAACCATTCCTCCGCCGGCACCGTTCACGCCTCCCCGCCCAAGTTCACCGACAAAAAATACCTGGTTACGCTGGTATTCGTCACCTCCCTTTTCATGTTTTGGGGAATCGCCATTACGATGGGGGACGTGCTCAACAAGCATTTCCAGAAAGTGCTGAGCCTGACCAAGACGCAGTCGGCGTTCGTGCAGTTTGCCATTTTCGGGGCTTACTTCATCATGGGTATCCCGGCGGGCTTGTTCATGAAGCGTTTTGGTTATAAGAGCGGCGTGTTACTCGGCTTGTCGCTGTTTGCGTTGGGTTCGTTTCTGTTTGTTCCGGCTGCAAGCACCGCTTCATTTCCATTCTTTGGCATCGCGCTTTTCATTCTGGGCTGCGGCTTGGCAACGCTCGAAACCGTCGCGCACCCGTTTGTAGCATCGCTGGGCGACCAGCGTACCAGCGACCAGCGCATTAATTTTGCCCAGGCATTCAATGCATTAGGTGCGATCCTCGGGCCGGCTATCGGCGGTTTCTTCCTGTTTCGCGACCATATCGAAGGCAGTACCGACCTCACCTCGGTGCGTAACCTGTATATCGCCATCGGTTCGGTGATTGCGCTGATCGCCCTGGCGTTTTCGTTCGTGAAAGTGCCTGCGCTCATCGACCCGCATGCGGCGGATGTTGACCCGGATGCGGTCAACGTGGATTCGGAGCCGGGTAAAACGCTTTTTCAACACCGTCATTTTGTGTGGGCCGTCATTGCCCAGTTCTTCAATGTGGCGGCGCAGGGCGGCACGTGGGCATTTTTTATCAACTACGGGCACGAGAAAATGGGCTTCTCCGATGCGGTGGCGGCCAACTATATGATCGGTTTCATGGCGCTCATGCTTGCCGGCCGTTTCGTGGGTACTTTCCTGATGCGCTTCATTGCTCCGCATACCTTGCTGGCGATCTTTGCATTCAGTAACATCGTGATGTGCCTCATTATCGCGCAGGCGTGGGGATGGCCGTCGTTCATTGCGCTGATGATGCTCAACTTCTTTTTCAGCATCATGTTCCCGACGATTTTTAGTCTCGGTCTCAAAAACCTGGGCCCGCACACGCAGCAGGGCTCCTCATTTATCGCGATGGGCGTAGCCGGAGGGGCATTTTTCCCGTTCCTGATGGGCGCGGTGGCAGAAACCAATGTGGCGCACGCGTACTATCTGCCGATCATCTGCTATTCGGTGATCTTCCTGTTTGGATATAAATTTTATAAAGCACATTAA
- a CDS encoding ROK family protein, which produces MKLWGIDLGGTKIECAVLDPERNLEVVVRMRVPTESVNGYDHILSQIKKLIDMVAEQVGERPRKIGFATPGVLEPDSQLMKNSNTTCLNGMPLKTDLEKILGVPCELANDANCFALAEALMGAGKDYHGAEVVFGVIMGTGVGGGLVVNNKIIGGHHGIGGEWGHNILEEGGEPCYCGKSGCVEQVISGPALERFYERASGEKVSMKTVLERYHAGNDEHAKATIERLLEYYGRAVSTLINVVDPNLIVIGGGVGNIDLLYTAGYERIRKYIFNKGIVTTPIVKPKLGDSAGVFGAALL; this is translated from the coding sequence ATGAAACTCTGGGGAATCGACTTAGGAGGTACTAAAATAGAATGTGCAGTGCTGGATCCCGAAAGGAATCTGGAAGTGGTGGTGCGAATGCGCGTGCCGACGGAATCGGTGAATGGTTACGACCACATTTTGTCGCAGATCAAAAAGCTGATCGACATGGTGGCCGAGCAGGTGGGCGAACGGCCGCGGAAGATCGGTTTTGCGACCCCGGGCGTGCTTGAACCGGATTCGCAGCTGATGAAAAATTCCAATACGACCTGCCTGAACGGCATGCCGTTGAAGACCGATCTTGAAAAAATCCTGGGCGTGCCCTGCGAGCTGGCTAATGACGCCAACTGTTTCGCATTGGCCGAAGCGCTGATGGGAGCCGGTAAGGATTACCACGGAGCCGAAGTGGTGTTTGGGGTGATCATGGGCACGGGTGTCGGCGGCGGACTGGTAGTGAACAACAAAATCATCGGCGGGCATCACGGAATCGGTGGCGAATGGGGCCACAATATCCTCGAAGAAGGTGGAGAACCGTGCTATTGCGGGAAGTCTGGCTGTGTGGAACAGGTGATTTCAGGCCCCGCGTTGGAGCGTTTCTACGAGCGCGCGAGCGGGGAGAAGGTTTCGATGAAAACCGTTCTCGAAAGATACCACGCCGGCAACGACGAACACGCGAAGGCGACGATCGAAAGATTGCTCGAATATTACGGTCGCGCGGTATCGACGCTGATCAACGTGGTTGACCCCAATCTGATCGTGATCGGTGGCGGTGTAGGCAATATCGACCTGCTTTACACGGCCGGGTACGAGCGCATCCGCAAATATATTTTCAACAAAGGAATTGTAACTACGCCGATTGTGAAGCCCAAACTGGGCGATAGCGCGGGTGTTTTCGGAGCAGCATTACTGTAA
- a CDS encoding DUF1624 domain-containing protein has translation MYTTTSTLTNRIRSIDTVRGLIIIIMALDHVRDFFHIAGATGDPTDLATTTPALFFTRWITHYCAPSFMMLSGLSAYLSGINKTPGEKSSFLIKRGFWLILVEMVFMTFAFTFDIYYKTLFFAVFWALGGAMIVLGIAVRFASPKTILILGLALVLGHNLLDYVKLQENSTADILLRIFFTGRGTFLPRPDGGAIVFLYVIFPWAGIMMSGYGLGMLYKRNADPQRRRKLLLWTGAALTALFVLLRFINGYGDPAPWSSQDTAAKTFISFFNVTKYPPSLLFTLMTQGPILILLALTEQTDNAFSRICTVYGRVPFFFFLVHFYVIHIMTMVTVFLSGYTWQQATDDSLFFKFRPNEFGYPLRQTYLIWILIVVALYWPCKWYGEYRARKRTWWLSYL, from the coding sequence ATGTATACCACCACCAGTACCCTCACCAACCGTATCCGGTCGATCGACACCGTGCGGGGCCTGATCATCATCATCATGGCCCTCGACCACGTCAGGGACTTCTTTCACATTGCCGGCGCCACCGGCGACCCCACCGACCTGGCCACCACAACGCCCGCATTGTTTTTCACGCGTTGGATCACGCATTACTGCGCGCCAAGTTTCATGATGCTTTCGGGCCTGTCCGCTTATTTATCGGGCATTAACAAGACGCCGGGCGAGAAATCATCTTTCCTCATCAAGCGCGGTTTCTGGCTTATTCTCGTGGAAATGGTGTTCATGACCTTCGCATTTACATTCGATATTTATTACAAAACGCTCTTTTTCGCCGTATTCTGGGCGCTGGGCGGCGCAATGATCGTGCTCGGCATCGCGGTGCGTTTTGCATCGCCGAAAACGATCCTCATCCTGGGGCTGGCGCTGGTGCTCGGGCACAACCTGCTGGATTACGTGAAATTGCAGGAGAATTCCACTGCGGACATTCTGTTGCGCATATTCTTCACCGGTAGGGGCACGTTCCTGCCACGGCCCGATGGCGGCGCGATCGTCTTTCTGTACGTGATTTTCCCCTGGGCGGGCATTATGATGTCGGGGTATGGGCTTGGCATGCTCTACAAGCGCAATGCCGATCCGCAGCGGCGCAGGAAGCTGCTATTGTGGACCGGCGCGGCGCTGACGGCGTTGTTTGTGCTATTGAGATTCATCAATGGCTATGGCGATCCTGCTCCCTGGTCGTCACAGGACACCGCCGCCAAAACTTTCATATCCTTCTTCAACGTGACCAAATATCCGCCTTCGCTGCTATTCACGCTCATGACGCAGGGGCCGATACTCATCCTGCTCGCCCTGACCGAGCAAACGGACAATGCATTCAGCCGCATCTGCACAGTGTATGGCCGGGTGCCGTTCTTCTTTTTCCTCGTGCATTTTTATGTAATCCATATCATGACGATGGTGACCGTCTTCCTGTCCGGCTACACCTGGCAGCAGGCTACGGACGATAGCCTGTTTTTCAAATTCCGGCCTAATGAATTCGGCTACCCGCTCAGGCAAACTTATCTGATCTGGATTTTAATTGTGGTAGCGCTCTATTGGCCCTGCAAATGGTATGGCGAATACCGGGCCCGTAAGCGCACCTGGTGGCTCAGCTATTTGTAA